One stretch of Oryzias latipes chromosome 7, ASM223467v1 DNA includes these proteins:
- the letmd1 gene encoding LETM1 domain-containing protein 1, whose amino-acid sequence MALSCLRMCRLLSPVRLCCVGTSSSTPSFYLSSLSHQSRSPLCYTVCRHYTSSKVRRGLGRFISSKLQTANIKYESFLKRRFPRFFLLYHTFMEGFKMLFHDAKEVKRIKMKMLYEGVKHQDLPYREMEKLRQFRRDLFKAIPLVVISIPPFANYLVFVLMYFFPRQLLIPHFWNPQQQVEFRSLYHSIRTRNHRPILEELEVASHRVKNVQAQACLKSLCDDVRRGANPQVSDILAVRSLFVGPPLGIKRLSVGQMRHISPLLFLTPHLPGFLMGQRLNTHGLELLQLDRALSRLGLHQLNESELRQACYVRGINSYCLGTNQCREWLFRWLQVSSSLKDSEVSLLLHCIVFLSANYPKSPQRC is encoded by the exons ATGGCGCTGTCCTGTTTGAGGATGTGCCGCCTCCTGTCACCGGTTCGACTGTGTTGTGTCGGTACCAGCAGTTCGACACCTAGCTTTTATCTCTCCAGTCTATCGCATCAGTCCAG GTCTCCTCTGTGTTACACAGTGTGTAGACACTACACCTCATCCAAAGTTAGACGGGGTCTTGGACGTTTTATTTCTTCCAAGCTCCAGACAGCCAACATAAAATATGAGAGTTTCCTCAAAAGGAGGTTTCCCAGATTCTTTCTGCTGTATCACACTTTCATGGAAG GCTTCAAAATGTTGTTCCATGATGCcaaagaggtgaagaggataaaaatgaaaatgctttaTGAAGGTGTAAAGCATCAGGACTTGCCCTACAGGGAGATGGAGAAACTAAGACAG TTTCGTAGAGATTTGTTCAAGGCCATCCCTCTTGTGGTGATATCCATCCCTCCCTTTGCCAACTACCTGGTTTTCGTCCTGAT GTACTTTTTCCCACGCCAGCTTTTAATCCCTCACTTCTGGAACCCTCAGCAGCAGGTTGAGTTTCGGAGTTTGTATCATTCCATCAGGACCCGGAACCACCGGCCGATTCTAGAAGAGCTCGAGGTTGCAAGTCATCGTGTCAAAAATGTTCAAGCACAAGCTTGTCTTAAAAGCTTGTGTGATGAT GTGAGAAGGGGAGCAAACCCCCAGGTTTCTGACATCCTGGCTGTTCGCAGTCTGTTCGTAGGACCACCTTTGGGTATAAAGAGATTGAGCGTTGGTCAAATG CGGCACATAAGCCCCCTGCTCTTCCTGACGCCCCACCTCCCGGGCTTCCTGATGGGCCAAAGGCTGAACACCCATGGCTTGGAGCTGCTCCAGCTGGATCGAGCCCTCAGCAGATTGGGCCTCCATCAGCTGAATGAGTCTGAACTCAGACAG GCTTGTTATGTAAGGGGTATCAACTCTTACTGTCTTGGTACTAACCAGTGCCGTGAGTGGCTGTTTCGCTGGCTTCAGGTGTCCTCCTCTCTGAAAG ACTCAGAGGTGTCGCTGCTTTTGCACTGCATCGTATTTCTTTCTGCAAACTACCCGAAGTCTCCTCAACGCTGCTGA
- the LOC101173940 gene encoding nuclear envelope integral membrane protein 1 isoform X1, whose protein sequence is MAGCMKMTNGFVSESSKCLIFIVTFIILPEATLQNTGNKYAVTDLHDGEELVKSGPDWFCYKNSIVPTWRQTWTRIQVKVWSSKVFRLETVEGEEELQELERFSLWSWFQSLLREQHNETTINISLFKKKICFKVDPSENTPYTVKPTRRFDIYLFLVFLCGVLLFVFADSLSRSQVFFYSAGMSTGMFASLIVLFFILARFLPKKSPFYILIVGGWSFSLYAIQLVCRNLSTILREHWHLVLGYVVVVGFICFAVCYRYGPLVDDKSINILSWTLQLIGLLLIYLGIQLYQVAFAIIVAALLAKNLEYPVSLAVAAWSFVRRKIKGRFYWKPQPRRLLTEEEYQREGEEETRLALEELRKYCNSPEFSPWKTVSRLQSPKRFADFVEGSPHLMSNEVSVHAQEYDFLEDDFFDTDDEEEPEFVSKQE, encoded by the exons ATGGCGGGATGCATGAAAATGACAAACGGTTTTGTCTCAGAGAGTTCCAAATGTCTCATTTTTATCgtcacttttattattttacccgaAGCTACACTCCAGAATACAG GGAATAAGTATGCAGTCACTGATTTGCATGACGGAGAGGAGCTCGTCAAGTCAGGACCTGACTGGTTCTGCTACAAAAACTCGATTGTTCCCACCTGGAGGCAAACCTGGACAAGAATTCAG GTGAAAGTTTGGAGCTCCAAGGTATTCAGGTTGGAGACAGTGGAAggtgaggaggagctgcaggagctggagcGCTTCAGTCTGTGGAGCTGGTTTCAGAGCTTGTTGCGGGAGCAGCACAATGAAACCACGATTAATATCAGTCTGTTCAAGAAGAAGATTTGCTTCAAGGTCGATCCATCTGAAAACACTCCGTACACTGTCAAACCCACCCGCA ggTTTGATATCtacctgtttttggtgtttctctGTGGggttctgctgtttgtttttgcagactCGCTCAGCAG GAGTCAAGTGTTTTTCTACTCGGCTGGTATGAGCACAGGCATGTTTGCATCTCTCATAgtgctgttttttattctggCACGCTTTTTGCCAAAG AAAAGTCCCTTTTACATTCTGATCGTTGGCGGCTGGTCCTTTTCCTTGTATGCCATCCAGCTGGTCTGCAGGAACCTCAGCACAATCCTGCGAGAACACTGGCATCTAGTCTTAG GTtatgtggtggtggtgggattCATCTGTTTTGCCGTCTGCTATCGCTACGGTCCTCTGGTGGACGACAAAAGCATAAATATCCTGTCGTGGACACTGCAGCTGATCGGTCTGCTTCTGATCTACCTGGGGATTCAGCTTTACCAAGTTGCCTTCGCCATCATTGTAGCAGCTTTGCTCGCCAAAAACCTGGAGTACCCTGTCTCTCTGGCAGTAGCAGCTTGGAG ttttgtcCGTAGGAAAATAAAGGGACGTTTTTATTGGAAGCCACAACCTCGTCGCCTGTTGACTGAGGAAGAGTAtcagagggagggagaggaagagACTCGGCTCGCTCTGGAGGAGCTCCGTAAATACTGTAACAGTCCAGAATTCAGTCCGTGGAAGACGGTGTCCAGGCTTCAGTCCCCTAAaag GTTTGCAGATTTTGTTGAAGGATCTCCTCATTTGATGTCAAACGAGGTGTCTGTTCACGCACAGGAATATGACTTTTTGGAAGATGACTTTTTCgacacagatgatgaagaagagcCTGAGTTTGTATCAAAACAGGAGTGA
- the cd63 gene encoding CD63 antigen has protein sequence MGVEGAMKCVKFSLVFFNFICWLCGLALVVVGIMVQVSLHNTLKIKDVSMSGIPIVIIAVGALIFFIAFFGCCGAWKEHYCMVTTFAVLLTLIIIIEIAAAIAGFVFRNKISPIVNEGLTKMIENYKNGTDDFKATVDQIQENLKCCGVNSSSDWSYLDSDGNSVPDSCCINKTKGCGKGSMKNAGTVYQKGCHDVIENLLKTNIQWVIVAAIVIALVQILGVVFSCLLMKSIRSGYEVM, from the exons ATGGGCGTTGAAGGGGCTATGAAGTGTGTCAAGTTCTCACTTGTCTTTTTTAACTTCATTTGCTGG TTATGTGGCCTGGCATTGGTTGTGGTGGGCATCATGGTGCAGGTGTCTCTACACAACACCTTAAAGATTAAAGACGTTTCGATGTCAGGAATTCCCATCGTAATCATTGCAGTTGGAGCGCTGATTTTCTTCATTGCCTTCTTTGGCTGCTGCGGAGCCTGGAAAGAACACTACTGCATGGTCACCACG TTTGCTGTCCTCCTCACCCTGATCATCATCATTGAAATTGCAGCTGCGATTGCAGGATTTGTCTTTAGGAACAAG ATCTCACCTATCGTCAACGAAGGTCTCactaaaatgattgaaaattaCAAAAACGGCACAGACGATTTCAAAGCAACTGTGGATCAAATACAGGAGAAC ttgaagtgCTGCGGTGTGAACAGCTCTTCTGACTGGAGTTACCTGGACTCTGATGGGAATTCAGTTCCGGACTCATGCTGCATAAACAAGACTAAAGGATGCGGGAAAGGGAGCATGAAGAATGCCGGCACGGTGTATCAGAAG gGTTGCCATGATGTCATTGAGAATCTCTTGAAGACAAACATTCAGTGGGTCATCGTTGCAGCCATCGTCATTGCTTTGGTGCAG ATTTTGGGTGTTGTGTTCTCCTGCTTGCTGATGAAAAGCATCAGAAGTGGCTATGAAGTCATGTGA
- the LOC101173940 gene encoding nuclear envelope integral membrane protein 1 isoform X2: MAGCMKMTNGFVSESSKCLIFIVTFIILPEATLQNTGNKYAVTDLHDGEELVKSGPDWFCYKNSIVPTWRQTWTRIQVKVWSSKVFRLETVEGEEELQELERFSLWSWFQSLLREQHNETTINISLFKKKICFKVDPSENTPYTVKPTRRFDIYLFLVFLCGVLLFVFADSLSRSQVFFYSAGMSTGMFASLIVLFFILARFLPKKSPFYILIVGGWSFSLYAIQLVCRNLSTILREHWHLVLGYVVVVGFICFAVCYRYGPLVDDKSINILSWTLQLIGLLLIYLGIQLYQVAFAIIVAALLAKNLEYPVSLAVAAWSFVRRKIKGRFYWKPQPRRLLTEEEYQREGEEETRLALEELRKYCNSPEFSPWKTVSRLQSPKSLNLRDHDDMSAGWRKSS, from the exons ATGGCGGGATGCATGAAAATGACAAACGGTTTTGTCTCAGAGAGTTCCAAATGTCTCATTTTTATCgtcacttttattattttacccgaAGCTACACTCCAGAATACAG GGAATAAGTATGCAGTCACTGATTTGCATGACGGAGAGGAGCTCGTCAAGTCAGGACCTGACTGGTTCTGCTACAAAAACTCGATTGTTCCCACCTGGAGGCAAACCTGGACAAGAATTCAG GTGAAAGTTTGGAGCTCCAAGGTATTCAGGTTGGAGACAGTGGAAggtgaggaggagctgcaggagctggagcGCTTCAGTCTGTGGAGCTGGTTTCAGAGCTTGTTGCGGGAGCAGCACAATGAAACCACGATTAATATCAGTCTGTTCAAGAAGAAGATTTGCTTCAAGGTCGATCCATCTGAAAACACTCCGTACACTGTCAAACCCACCCGCA ggTTTGATATCtacctgtttttggtgtttctctGTGGggttctgctgtttgtttttgcagactCGCTCAGCAG GAGTCAAGTGTTTTTCTACTCGGCTGGTATGAGCACAGGCATGTTTGCATCTCTCATAgtgctgttttttattctggCACGCTTTTTGCCAAAG AAAAGTCCCTTTTACATTCTGATCGTTGGCGGCTGGTCCTTTTCCTTGTATGCCATCCAGCTGGTCTGCAGGAACCTCAGCACAATCCTGCGAGAACACTGGCATCTAGTCTTAG GTtatgtggtggtggtgggattCATCTGTTTTGCCGTCTGCTATCGCTACGGTCCTCTGGTGGACGACAAAAGCATAAATATCCTGTCGTGGACACTGCAGCTGATCGGTCTGCTTCTGATCTACCTGGGGATTCAGCTTTACCAAGTTGCCTTCGCCATCATTGTAGCAGCTTTGCTCGCCAAAAACCTGGAGTACCCTGTCTCTCTGGCAGTAGCAGCTTGGAG ttttgtcCGTAGGAAAATAAAGGGACGTTTTTATTGGAAGCCACAACCTCGTCGCCTGTTGACTGAGGAAGAGTAtcagagggagggagaggaagagACTCGGCTCGCTCTGGAGGAGCTCCGTAAATACTGTAACAGTCCAGAATTCAGTCCGTGGAAGACGGTGTCCAGGCTTCAGTCCCCTAAaag TTTAAACCTGCGGGATCACGACGACATGTCAGCAGGGTGGAGAAAGAGCAGCTAA